The genomic window CGAGGCCGGCAGCTCCTCGTCCTCGGGCACGGGTTCATTCGAGGTGGGCGTCTCCCCCGTCGCCTCTTCGCCCTCGTCGGGGGCGAGCTCGTCTTCCGACCCTTCGGCGGCCGGGGCGGCCATCGGCGAGGTGGTCTCGGTGGTGGTCTCCTCGCCGCCATCGCCGCGGGATCCGCCCCAAGCGACCAGACCCCAGATGACCAGGGCGACGACGACCAACAGCGCCACGGCGGCCGCGATGCGGCGGCGGACGTAGTATTTTTCGGGGAGTCGCTTGGAGTCGGAGCTGCGGTATGTCACACCCCTAACTTTAGAACCCCATCCGTGGCCAGGGAGCCACTGCGCTTGGGCGTGTCTCCGACTCCCGCGGACATGATCGTTTCGACGCGGCTGTCGGACAACAGATACCGGGCCGCGACCAGGCCCACGGAGCCGTCCTTGAGCTTCTGTCCCAGGCGCGGCATCGTGCCGGCGAGCTGCTCCGCCATCTGGGCGGCGTGGCGGCGTTCGAATTCATAGGATTCGGTCTTGCCCTCAGACTTAGCCACCATGATCGACGGGGCGACGCGTTCCACCAGCACCCGCTGATGATCGTCCGGGATCTTGCCGTTGTCGACGGCGGCGCGGGCCGCGGCGACCGCGCCGCAGGACTCGTGGCCTAAGACGATGACCAGCGGCACCTCCAGGGAGTTGACGGCGTAGGAGATGGACCCCATGACCGATTCCCCGAGGATTTCGCCGGCGGTGCGCACGACGAAGAGGTCGCCGAGGCCGGCGTCGAAGATCAACTCGACGGGCACCCGCGAATCCGAGCACGCGAGCACCACGGCGATGGGGTTCTGCCCGTCGCGCAACTGCGCACGGCGGTCCAGGTCGGTGTTCGCGTGGCTGGCCTGCTGAGCCGCGAAACGTTCGTTCCCGGCGAGCAATTGCTCCCAGGCTTCCTTGGGCGAGTAGTGGGTTGGCATACCTGTAGTTTTACACTTCCGGCCTAAACTGGGTGCATTGTGTCGACTGTGAACGAGATTTTAGTTGAGTGGTACCGCGCCAATGCACGGGATCTTCCCTGGCGACGGCCGGGCACGACGGCGTGGGGCGTGCTGCTGTCCGAGGTGATGAGCCAGCAGACTCCCGTCGCCCGGGTCGCGCCGATCTGGGAAGAGTGGGTGCGCCGGTGGCCGGACCCGGCGAGTTTCGCCGCGGCGGGCGCCGACGAGGTGCTGCGCGCCTGGGGCACCCTCGGCTACCCCAGACGGGCCCTGCGACTGCTGGAGTGCGCCCGGACGATCGTCGCTGAGCACGACGGCGAGGTCCCGGCCGACGTCGACGCGCTGCTGGCGCTGCCGGGCATCGGTGATTACACCGCGCGTGCGATCGCGTGCTTCCATTTCGGTCAGAACGTGCCGGTGGTGGACACGAACGTCCGTCGCGTGCATGAACGGTTGATCGAGGGGAATTTCTTGCAGCCGCCCGCCGCCAAGGCCGAGTTGAAGAAGGTCGCCGCCCTGCTTCCCCACGACGGCACCGGCCCCACCGTCTCCGTGGCCGTGATGGAGCTGGGCGCCACGGTCTGCACCGCCCGCAGCCCGGAATGTGAGGTGTGCCCGGTGCGGGCGCATTGCGCCTGGCAGGCCGCCGGCCGCCCCGCGCCGTCGGCGGAGGACGCCGCCGCGGCGAAGAAGCGGGTGCAGAAGTTCGTGGGCACCGACCGGCAGGTCCGGGGTAAGATCATGGCCGTGCTGCGCTCCGCGAGTGAGCCGGTGGGCATGGGCGCCATCGACGCCGTGTGGCCGGATGCCTCACAACGCTCTCGCGCCCTGTTCTCCCTCATCGAGGACGGCTTGGCGGAGCAGAACGAAGACGGCAGGTTCCACCTGCCGGGGTAGGCGGCGCCGCGGGCCCAGGGGCGCCCGCTGAACTTTTTCGGGGGCGGACACAAGATGGATCCCGCTCGGCGCGGGGCGGGGATTCCTATACTGGCGCTCATCCTCCGTGGCCGCGTGCCCGGCCGTGCCTGTATTTCCGCTCCAAGGTGCCCTGAAACATGCTCAACATCATCACGGCTTTCGCGATCATTTTGCTGGTGATCGCCGTCGGTTACCTCCTCAACCGGAGCGGCGTGCTGCGCACCGACGCCGACCGCGGCGTGATCAACCGGGTGGTGTTTTACGCGGCGTTGCCCGCCCTGATGTTCTCGGAAGTCTCCCAGACGGACGCCTCCGACCTCCTGTCGCCGGTCATCCTGGTCACGTTGGTCGCCACGGTGCTCACCGGCGTGGCCTACTGCGTGATTTCGGTGATTTTCCTGCGTCGGGACCTGCCCACCACCGCCGCCGGCGCGGGCGCCAGCCTGTACGTCAACGCCGTCAACATCGGACTGCCGGTGATGAGCTACGTGCTGGGCGACGCGGCCTACATGGCGCCGATCATCATCATTCAGGCCGTGTTGATCAACCCGCTGCTGTTGGCGGGGTTGGCCTCCGGCGGGGTGAAGGTCTCCCAGCTGCTGCGGCGCTCCCTGTTTACCCCGGTG from Corynebacterium maris DSM 45190 includes these protein-coding regions:
- a CDS encoding carbonic anhydrase translates to MPTHYSPKEAWEQLLAGNERFAAQQASHANTDLDRRAQLRDGQNPIAVVLACSDSRVPVELIFDAGLGDLFVVRTAGEILGESVMGSISYAVNSLEVPLVIVLGHESCGAVAAARAAVDNGKIPDDHQRVLVERVAPSIMVAKSEGKTESYEFERRHAAQMAEQLAGTMPRLGQKLKDGSVGLVAARYLLSDSRVETIMSAGVGDTPKRSGSLATDGVLKLGV
- a CDS encoding HhH-GPD family protein, which translates into the protein MSTVNEILVEWYRANARDLPWRRPGTTAWGVLLSEVMSQQTPVARVAPIWEEWVRRWPDPASFAAAGADEVLRAWGTLGYPRRALRLLECARTIVAEHDGEVPADVDALLALPGIGDYTARAIACFHFGQNVPVVDTNVRRVHERLIEGNFLQPPAAKAELKKVAALLPHDGTGPTVSVAVMELGATVCTARSPECEVCPVRAHCAWQAAGRPAPSAEDAAAAKKRVQKFVGTDRQVRGKIMAVLRSASEPVGMGAIDAVWPDASQRSRALFSLIEDGLAEQNEDGRFHLPG
- a CDS encoding AEC family transporter produces the protein MLNIITAFAIILLVIAVGYLLNRSGVLRTDADRGVINRVVFYAALPALMFSEVSQTDASDLLSPVILVTLVATVLTGVAYCVISVIFLRRDLPTTAAGAGASLYVNAVNIGLPVMSYVLGDAAYMAPIIIIQAVLINPLLLAGLASGGVKVSQLLRRSLFTPVMVATLVGLVFTLSPWSVPEPILAPASILGAAAVPLVLVSFGASLGATRVLQVREDRPSVLTASAMKLVGMPAIAWGVGLLWGLEAEQLYAVLILAALPSAQNVYNFAATYGKGTIVARDTVFITTFAALPVMLGIAALFGQ